The genomic DNA CGGACAGTTTCCACCCCGCTCTTTCAGTCTTTCTCAGGAGGACACGAACATGGCAAAAGGAACCTTTACGCGCACGAAGCCGCACGTGAACATCGGGACCATCGGTCACGTGGACCACGGCAAGACCACCCTGACGGCCGCCATCACCTTCACGGCCGCCGCCATGGACCCCACCATCGAAACGATGGACTACAACCAGATCGACAAGGCCCCTGAAGAAAAGGCCCGCGGCATCACCATCAACACCTCGCACGTCGAGTACCAGACCGAGAGCCGCCACTACAGCCACGTCGACTGCCCCGGTCACGCCGACTACGTCAAGAACATGATCACCGGCGCGGCCCAGATGGACGGCGCCATCCTGGTCGTCAGCAGCGCTGACGGCCCCATGCCCCAGACCCGCGAGCACATCCTGCTGGGCCGTCAGGTCGGCATCCCCTACATGGTCGTCTTCATGAACAAAGTCGACATGGTCGACGACGAAGAACTGCTGGAACTCGTGGAAATGGAAGTGCGCGAGTTGCTCTCCAAGTACGAATTCCCCGGTGACGATCTGCCGGTGGTCAAGGGCAGCGCGCTGCAGGCCCTCGAAGCCCTGCAGAAGAACCCCAAGACCGCCCGCGGCGAAGACAAGTGGGTCGACCACATCTGGGAGCTGCTGGACGCCATCGACAGCTACATCCCCACCCCCGAGCGTGACACCGACAAGGCCTTCCTGATGCCGGTCGAAGACGTGTTCACCATCACCGGGCGCGGCACCGTGGCCACCGGACGCATCGAGCGCGGCATCGTCAAGATTCAGGACGAAGTCGAGATCGTGGGCCTGCGCGACACCAAGAAGACCACCGTGACCGGCGTGGAAATGCACCGCAAGCTGCTGGATTCCGGCATGGCCGGCGACAACGTGGGCGTGCTGCTGCGCGGCGTGGCCCGTGACGACGTGGAACGCGGTCAGGTGCTGAGCAAGCCCGGCAGCATCAAGCCGCACACCAAGTTCGAGGCCAGCACCTACGTGCTGTCCAAGGATGAGGGTGGGCGTCACTCGGCGTTCTTCGGTGGGTACCGCCCGCAGTTCTACTTCCGCACGACGGACGTGACCGGCGTGGTGGAACTGCCCGAAGGCGTGGAAATGGTGATGCCCGGCGACAACATCACCTTCACCGTCGAGCTGATCAAGCCCATCGCCATGGAAGAAGGCCTGCGCTTCGCCATCCGTGAAGGCGGCCGCACCGTCGGCGCCGGCGTTGTCACCAAGGTGATCGAATAAGGTTCCATGTCAACTGAAGGGGGGAGGCCTGCGGGCCTCCCCTTTTCGTTGCCTCAGTTGTCGTTGCCTCAGCCGGAAGGCGTTGCGTTAGCCTGACGCTATGGCAAAACAGTTTGCGGCCATCGGCCCGGACCACCAGGGCTTCATCGAGCGGCAACCGGTCTTCTTTGTCGGCACGGCAGCCCCCGACGGACGGGTCAATGTCTCCCCCAAAGGCATGGACAGCCTGCGGGTCCTGGGGCCGAACCGGGTGATGTGGTTGAACGTGACCGGCAGCGGCAACGAGACGGCTGCGCATCTGCTGCAGCTGCCGCGCATGACGCTGATGTTCTGCGCCTTCGAGGGTGCGCCGCTGATCCTGCGCCTGTACGGCACGGCCCGCATGGTCCAGCCGGATCAGGCCGAGTGGGCAGACCTTTACGGCCAGTTTCCGCCCTTGCCCGCCGCGCGTCAGAT from Deinococcus radiopugnans ATCC 19172 includes the following:
- the tuf gene encoding elongation factor Tu, whose translation is MAKGTFTRTKPHVNIGTIGHVDHGKTTLTAAITFTAAAMDPTIETMDYNQIDKAPEEKARGITINTSHVEYQTESRHYSHVDCPGHADYVKNMITGAAQMDGAILVVSSADGPMPQTREHILLGRQVGIPYMVVFMNKVDMVDDEELLELVEMEVRELLSKYEFPGDDLPVVKGSALQALEALQKNPKTARGEDKWVDHIWELLDAIDSYIPTPERDTDKAFLMPVEDVFTITGRGTVATGRIERGIVKIQDEVEIVGLRDTKKTTVTGVEMHRKLLDSGMAGDNVGVLLRGVARDDVERGQVLSKPGSIKPHTKFEASTYVLSKDEGGRHSAFFGGYRPQFYFRTTDVTGVVELPEGVEMVMPGDNITFTVELIKPIAMEEGLRFAIREGGRTVGAGVVTKVIE
- a CDS encoding pyridoxamine 5'-phosphate oxidase family protein, translated to MAKQFAAIGPDHQGFIERQPVFFVGTAAPDGRVNVSPKGMDSLRVLGPNRVMWLNVTGSGNETAAHLLQLPRMTLMFCAFEGAPLILRLYGTARMVQPDQAEWADLYGQFPPLPAARQIYLLDVDLVQTSCGMAVPLMEFREERETLNDVHRKLSDQQLDDYRQRKNARSIDGFPTDLPRPAEPQPS